In a genomic window of Melanotaenia boesemani isolate fMelBoe1 chromosome 1, fMelBoe1.pri, whole genome shotgun sequence:
- the LOC121641869 gene encoding uncharacterized protein LOC121641869 encodes MKDAILAKYEITADTYRRRFRSLDVHHGETPRELYVRLKDMFYKWVKPEKSTVKNLSEVMIMEQFLRMVNPDLEVWIRERAPKTAEEAAQLAETFMSARTGTRRITFGRDTFSTARSKSDGGERGGGTGQSRNYSGNRHFTPSKPNPSKKFSAGAKPDVRCYQCNQIGHTQYTCPATTHSKPSLLCSVPRPPHPVSAHELSQTAPVLVNGHREIALLDTGSSQSVVLSSLVPRELWSDAKTKISCVHGDERDYPVAEVYLTVGGQTFLLPVALAPKLPYAVILGLDVPTLLDLVHNAKAETQDIANDQEVQSNNYGLDLTLDPGFTGPSYSYVTTRAQKVINPLKELPFYNDELESGPCRPVKSRAERRRDKFLGSAKLENVQPGRPSQSLDFDVPSDISGLQRADPTLKPWFDRVSEVNGNKLGKVDVLADATYVVRDGVLYQCKGKTEAIALPQSLRQKKTVYGAEEQKSTTATVGPCLLPPGKAVRCMALCPGMQHAISLAHPLVVGLGERMPIGASPITVVVHTLDLRRPAGQLFHLFNRNLRCTSSGPHMSPDSLTVLCESFL; translated from the exons A TGAAGGATGCCATTCTTGCCAAATATGAGATAACTGCGGACACCTATCGACGACGGTTTAGGTCCCtggatgttcatcatggtgaaACCCCAAGAGAACTCTATGTTCGTCTGAAGGACATGTTTTATAAATGGGTGAAACCTGAGAAATCCACTGTGAAAAACCTTTCTGAAGTGATGATCATGGAGCAGTTTCTCAGGATGGTAAATCCCGACTTGGAAGTGTGGATCAGGGAACGTGCCCCTAAGACAGCAGAGGAGGCTGCACAACTAGCTGAGACCTTCATGTCAGCAAGAACGGGAACCAGGAGGATCACCTTTGGTCGGGACACCTTCTCCACTGCTCGAAGTAAGTCTGATGGGGGTGAAAGGGGTGGTGGTACAGGTCAGAGTAGGAATTATTCTGGTAACAGACATTTCACTCCTAGTAAACCCAATCCTTCCAAGAAATTTTCTGCAGGTGCAAAGCCAGATGTGAGATGTTATCAATGTAATCAGATTGGTCACACTCAGTATACTTGTCCAGCTACTACACACAGCAAGCCATCCCTTTTGTGTTCAGTTCCTAGGCCCCCTCATCCAGTTTCGGCTCATGAATTGTCACAAACAGCACCAGTACTTGTAAATGGCCATCGTGAAATAGCCCTCTTAGATACAGGAAGCTCACAGTCTGTAGTTCTGTCCAGTTTAGTACCTAGAGAGCTATGGAGCGATGCTAAGACTAAGATAAGCTGTGTTCATGGTGATGAGAGAGATTATCCGGTTGCTGAAGTTTATTTGACTGTTGGTggccaaacatttcttttgcctGTAGCTTTAGCACCAAAGTTGCCCTATGCAGTCATTCTTGGGCTTGATGTTCCCACTTTGCTAGATTTGGTACACAATGCAAAAGCTGAAACTCAAGATATTGCTAATGATCAAGAGGTCCAGTCAAATAATTATGGCTTGGACCTGACTTTAGACCCAGGGTTTACGGGACCCAGTTACAGTTATGTGACCACAAGAGCACAGAAAGTTATTAATCCTCTTAAAGAGCTACCATTTTATAATGATGAACTGGAGTCAGGTCCTTGTAGACCAGTTAAGTCTAGAGCTGAGAGGAGAAGGGATAAGTTTCTGGGTTCAGCTAAGTTAGAAAATGTGCAGCCAGGAAGACCGAGTCAAAGTCTAGATTTTGATGTTCCTTCAGATATATCAGGGCTTCAGAGGGCTGATCCAACATTAAAACCATGGTTTGACAGAGTCTCTGAGGTTAATGGGAACAAGCTTGGCAAAGTGGATGTTCTGGCAGATGCCACGTATGTCGTGAGAGATGGCGTTCTTTACCAGTGTAAAGGAAAAACTGAGGCCATAGCTCTACCACAGTCTCTTAGGCAGAAG aaaaccGTGTACGGTGCAGAAGAGCAGAAAAGCACCACTGCCACTGTGGGTCCATGTCTCCTCCCACCTGGCAAGGCTGTCAGATGCATGGCTCTGTGCCCTGGCATGCAACATGCCATCTCTCTGGCACATCCTCTAGTTGTGGGATTGGGGGAAAGGATGCCAATCGGGGCATCTCCAATCACTGTGGTTGTCCACACTTTGGATCTTAGGAGGCCCGCAGGCCAGCTTTTCCACCTGTTCAACAGGAACCTGAGGTGCACCTCCAGTGGCCCCCATATGTCACCAGATTCACTCACTGTGTTATGTGAGTCTTTTTTATGA